GGCATCCGTCCGTTGTTGAAGCATCTTTAAGGCCATCAAGATCATCAACAAGGAGAAGGACAACATGGAAGAGCTGCAGTGCGAGAGACGACTACTCCTGGCGGCCAGAGATTACCTGTTCCTATGTCATCTCAGTGTCACGCTACAGTCTGAGGTATACACAGGGATCTCCCTGCTCCGGTCACCTATTAGAAAATGCGTTTCTTAGGGCATATTCACAAGGGCGAGCGCAAGTCCCAGGGCCGACTCACATCGCATAGGAAACAGACACTTTGCCCGCGTCCTGTGTGGGAGCTCTTACTATAGCATTGTGCTTTGTATTGCAGGATAACGTCTATTTCGTCATGGAGTACCAGTCCAGCGGTAGCCTGCAGACCCTAATTGATATGTCAGGTAAACTGAACTGTCGTACTACACAGTGAGTAACTAATTCTGGGGTACGGGCAGATCGGTTATGTCGGAGGTAAGATGACATTTTCCTTTCCAGCAGTTATGATTTCATCATTGATACTAAACACTTTCCTCTCTTTATCAGGTTCTTCACAGCAGAGTTGAtttgcggcctccagttcctccaCCGGCGTGGCATTGTGCATCGGTAAAAGgaacatatatttatattttgtcaTTGTTTtcttgggctgtgtctggtactgcggCTTAGCttttacttgaatgggactgagcagcaataccagatacagccatgGACAGGAGAGGCGCTGTTTCTAAAAAACGTCTTTCACTTCGTTGCAGAAACATCAAGCGAGACAACATCaagctgaatagagatgagcaccTCTGAATAATTGACCTGGGTCTAGCACAAGATGGTCTGACTGCGTCCAGCAAGATCCGCGGACTGTAAGGAACATTCGGCTACATGACCCCAGAGATGATCCTGAAAAAGCCCTACAATGTAGCAGTGGACTGGTGGAGTATGGGCATCGTTGTGTCCAAAATGGCAACCGGACGTTCACCGCCAGTCGATCACCCTGGTTGGATGCAGACCTGAGACATCTGATAAAGAAGGTGCTATGCAAGGATCCAGAGCGGCCCATGGGACTGACAGGAAACATCAAAAGCCACCCATTTTTTAGAGACGTGCGCTGGGAGGAACTGGAACAGGGAGAATAGTGCCACCATTGAAACCTTTCCCTGTAAGTGAAAACATACTGAATGTAATATTTCCATGCCAAGTGTCCAGAAGAGAAGAAAACATGTATATTCTTATACCTCTTTATTTCTTCCTCTTGCAGCACGCTGTAGGTACAAACCGTCTGGATTTGCCAGAAAATGCAAGAGCTCTTCACCCTGTGTCCAACTTCTCATTTCTTGCACCTAGTTAGACACAGTAGGATAGATCCGCGCATCCTGCCCATCACCTGTGTACAGCCGGACATCTAGACGTCTCCCAGTGCCGTATCATCCAAACACTACATTAATCTCTAGGCTCTGAATCTTCCGACCTCTGAGATCAGCATCCCTACAAGACCTCAGTGATTCTACAATCAAGACAGAACTCACTGACTGCGCCCGCGACATCAGATGGAGGTGAGGTGAGTATCTGGATGGGCATTTGATCCAGTCACTAGTTTCCAATTCcatatttggagtcaggaaggaatttttttcccgccTTATATCAGAATAAATTGGCGGATgtctaaaagggttttttttctttccttcctctggatcaatacgactaccccccctccctccaatTCGGCCACTTCCCAAATATTTGGTCACCTTCTTGGGACAAACGAGTGAGACATTGATTTAGGGGTGGTTCTGGCTGCCATATGTGGAGTTGGGCAGGAGGTTTTCCCAATGTGAAGTCGAATTAGCAGACGCCTCAATGAGTTTTTCGCCTTCCCATGGATTTATTACAATAAACGATCCAGGGAACTTGTCTGACTGCCCttaatggagtcaggaaggagttCTTCCCCTGAATCAGTGAAAGTCAATGGATCGAACACATCCTTGACTTTTATTTAAAATATACATCAAATCGCAGTTAATAAAATTGTTTTCACCCCAATATCTTTACATGTCTTTTATTTCCATTGTCTTATACTGCTGCTTGTATATTTGGGGTTCTCTGATCTCTTATGTACTCTGATTTTCATTGCAGCATTTTGCCGCCGTTTTCCGCCACAGGTTACTGCGTTCGGCTGCGGTTTTTAACACATCCTATCATTATGATGGATGATTAGGTGCATTTAAGTGTGAAAAATGTGGCAAAATAGATCAGACAGGCCTTTGAAAATCACAGCATTAGGAAACACCGCATTCTAGTGCatatctgcgaggccccattgaaattaatgggagcattgtactgcagtggccagaaaatgttatattttacAAGTATTACGAaacaaaaactacataaatttggtattgtaaagCATACGGACCCCCAGGATGAAGGTATCATGTTgtatttgctgcagtgtgtagccCAGGGGTTAAAATGTCAGTAAGCCTTTAATGTAACAGTAATACTGAGCCGCCAGCATGGTCCTTCTGCCTGAATCAAGACCGGCTCATTTTTTTGGGTGTGTTCACATATCACCAatttgcaacagatttcaccctaTCAATTTGAATCCAGTTGAAAAGGttgaaatttgcaccaaaatctgaatgcacccttaaaaggCATTTTGCACTACATACGTAACACATTAGGGCTTGTCCTCATTAGTGCTAAAGGATGCTGTGCCCCTCCTCAGTTCGGGGGAACAGCAGCCCTGGCCAAATGGAtcaaccgaatggaccccattgactataacgggatCTGTTTGGTTTCAGTCTTGTGTTTTACATGAAGTAGCGCTGCACTGTTTGTGTGAATTCAGTAATGGAGGCTCTGAATTGaacctccaacactgatgtgatGTGACCCAGAGGGCtagttcacacaggcgtatgcgggGCTCCTGTAGCATTGTACACATTACAGCCTATACACTCTGAGACAGACTGCATACGGGCTGTGTATGCTCTGCACATGCCCACTGATGATGCATCACGGACATGTGCAGTGcgatttgtttacattttttaagcCCCCTGCTATGTTCAGAGCGGGGATGCATATGGAACACTACCCAtatacaatgtattgcgtatggacagcgtatcatacacaGCCCATACTAGGGCTGCATAGGATACACAGacaaatagagcaagctgcgatctatttctctgGTGTGCGGATAAGCAGTGTCCACACACACTAGTGTGCATGGAAGAATAGTCAATTGACAATCATTGCCTCCATTTACTGCTTTTTAATTACGTGATCTACGCAGTGACACTACCCCTAAATACTCAGTAGGAGGCTCTATTCAGCCACTGACCAGCACCCATCTGTAACATTTTATATAAAAGGTCTTGTTCACATCTACATTGGAGGAGTCATTCAGGGCCTCAGATACAGATTCTGGTTATAGCCATGGACAACATAATGGAAGCCAGACAGACCCGCTTACAGTTAATGGGATCTGTTGTGTCATAGGCCATAACAGAAAAACTGAGTTAACAAGCAgtgatgtgaataagccctgaaactaTTACTTTTAGCCCTAGGTGCTAAGCGGTAGGTGTTCTCCTTACCACCCCCATAGTCCGTGCTAAAGAtgctgctgcagtgcattgagggACACTGCCAAGTAGTCCATCCGGTCTAAACTTATGAGTGAACTACTGAGCAGCGCTGCACAATTCTTCCAGCGCTGACAGAGGGAGACAAGTATAACACTGACATCCCCGATTCAGCGGACCACCAGCTTTCATCCCACAAGCTTAGCCTTAGGCTAAACGTAGGTGACAGTTGTCCCTCTAAAGAGCAGTAGTCCCATATGGTGCACACATTGGGAagtcttagggctcactcacatgggtggATGTTTAATGCAGTGCACAGCAGATACACATGCAAGTTTGCTGTGTATGTTAAATTTCCATCGCATATATTGGTGAATGTTacctgcagtgtttttttttgtaaactaagTCAATGAGCCTTTAGCACATGTGAAAGATATGCATAATAAATGAGTGACATCTGCCCACGTGAGCCTTTAGGGTTACTAGTATATAAGTAAGGAGCCATCACAGCTCCAGCAGTGGCAAGTAGTAACCAATAGAAGCACAACGTTTTATTGCACAAATTCTTTATTCCATTCAAACATTGAACAAGAGGGCAGATACGTCACAGAGTTCCCTTTCTTTTTTGGCATTCCTTGGTCCAACACAGGTTTGGTTATTAACCTCTTCATTCACAGTGCATTTTAGCCTCCAACACAGGGGAGACTTCAAGCCATTATTGTGGTGTTGAGGATTCAACGTAAATAACTCAGTTTTGTTTCTCTTGCtcaattgctgcaaaaggaaagAAGCACATTAACACAACATTCTCCATGATTAACCCCTCAGCGACAGCCAATATGCTTTttgctgacctcactaatggtcttataacctgcacatacatcttttcaaGGTGGTGGCTTGACACCTTACTGACAACCAggatcctgctctaactgccagatgcaaagaaacctcagatcctggcagtttaaccccttatatcACATAAACAGCTACAGCATTTTTCTGTCAGCTTTTCGCACTCTGTAGGGCGATGCCAAGGtacccatggcagctggaagccggacaaaggcctccatgtctgtcatGTAACTCAGTCCATTAGACCCCACCCCTGGCAGAGTCTAAAAGACTGTCGTCGTTGGTcgagtagaatgcactacataagtaatgcagtgtagtatCCTAGTGATCACATCTtctggttaaagaaaaaaaaacaaaaacaaataggtATTACTGCATTCATAAAGACCCAATAAAACGCTATTTCGCATGGTGACTGccataacattttttaaagagcAACACCAGAATCACTAGTTTGTTTGCCTCTCAAAAATGCAATCCAAAAGATACATGTACCTCAAAAATGGTGCaagtgggtgggaggggggggggggaaccccacCCTGCCACAACTTTCCccacaaaaaagaaagaaaaaaaatgataaaaagcaCATTTTATCTTTAGCTGTTCACCTCACCCATTGTTCTCAATTGGACCTTAAGAGGTTACATGGTACTTGCACTTCACACAGCATGCATGTGAGGCcaagtttcccattgaagtcaatgggaaacacttatgATCTTATTTTGCACACAAGGTTTGCAGTTTCACAGAAGCGATACAATTTGTAATCGGAAATGCTTCGCAGATccttatagcaaaaaaaaaaaaaaaaaaggctagtcactaaggggttaaccccccccccagatgAGCAGACAGCCAGAGGATGGCATCTATATGTGGGCACACCCTGCTTCAGGCACACAGCTCAAAAATGCCAATCACTCCCAAACATGGATCTCAGCCTTGCAGGGTATTACTAGCACTACAGAGGAGAGACAGTACAGATCATGGGGGAAGGGGATTCTCACACTTCCCACCAGCCTTCCTCTGCCCAACAAAGCTGATAACAGGAAACAATAGATTCCATTCAATTTACAGACAGATGTAGCAGAACAGACACTCACTCTCTTTAGTAGGCAGCGTGTTCTTTTCTTGTGTCTCCGTTTTTTTCAGTTTGGACTTATCAAACCTTCCAATTTCTGCCAGATCCGGCTTGTCTGCCATATTGTGTTCTGCGGATAAAACAAAATAATCACATATCAGACAAAGGACGGCACCCTATTTACCATGCTATACCCACACATTGTAGGTAGGCCACCACCCCTAGAGGAAAGAATGCCACATGCTGAAATATAATCCCATGGGTGGGAAGCCCCCTATCATATAGTATACACTACAGCCTAGGCTCATAATTTAGCATATGGTATGCAGTAATAAGCACAGCTAATATTACAGGAGAGGCAGTAACAAGCACCaatagagagaaagaaaaaagggaCCCCATACTAAGCTCACCTGCCACAGCACTAACCCACAAGCTTCACAAAAGGAACAATGGGGAGAGGGTCTCAGCCCCCCATTTATATACACAGCCCTGCCCATGGTCACGTCACGGCCTCACATCATTGGCCAAGGGAGAGTGAAGCATGATGCAGCTGCTCCCACGCCCAAGGACTACTGATTGGTCATCCCAAATGAGCTGCTGGCTCCTTCTGGTGGATGATGGGCATCTGGAAGTTACAGGCTGCAACCCGTTCAGTGCTGGGGAGGTGACCCTGCTCCTTACACAGATAGAGTCTTGGGTTGTTCAATGTAAACCTTCCAGTATGTACTGGGCAGGTAGAGCACATATAGCACATTATACACCTGGGGATCTCAGGCGgacaacagctcaggggccttcTGTAGTGACAGCAAGTTGTCCATCATTAGTAAAATCCTGTAAGGCCGGTGTCATATGGGCATAAATGCatttatgtgcacatttgcgctgcgtatttgcacaatgggcgTTGTGTTTTTCTCCGCACATgtatgtgttttactgtactttttgcacatgcaaattgtGCACAGAGGGCTCCTGCGCACAGGTGATTTTGCATGCGTTTTCGCTCGATCAAACTATAGACAATAAAATTCATTGATTTCACATTGAGCATTTCATGCCCACATTGACATTGTGCAAAACATATgcgtcatgctctatttttgcacaccCCGTCTGCACGAAACCGCACACGTAACTGCGCGATTTTGCGGTGTTAACTGCTAACACCgtgaactaattaggctgctgagcCAGTTCAAAACCGGCGCAAGTgtcacccacgccaatgtgaaCGATACAGTAGAATGCATGCACGAAAACACGTGATCACGCTACATTCACAGCGCAATGACGTTATCCGCTCGCAAGTGTAtctatgcatacgctcgtgtacaGGAGTGATCAACCACGCTCCCATTCATTCAAATGGCATTTAGTGTAATTATTTCAATATCTGCTCTTTCCCTatgaaaatacacagaaaaatagagcatgctgcgtattttattGCACAAACAAAATGTGGACGCAAAATAtgagaacccactgaaatcaatgcgttctattcaatgcatattttgtGCACAAATTTCTTGTGCGTAATACGatgcgcaaatacatttgtgttaATCTggtctcagggctccttcacacaggcatacttgcccacgtatttgtgcacgctgagaatagaacccattgattttaatgggttcattcacatgcaagTATTttgtgggaaaaagaacacatctggaactcattaggctataagccatttaaatcgggcaTTTTTGAACATGCGCTGCGGGCGCAAATAGTGGGGTAGGATACACTGATACAAGCGCAAAAAGGATTCATTCATGGCAGATATGTTGCGCTGATGCATGGACAGTTGCGCTTatgtccatgtgaagccagcctgagTCTTCCACACAGGGAAGTGCCGTTTATGGCATATGCCGCTTATATGTCTTTCTTTGTTACAGTCACCCCAAGCCATGAGTAgtaaaggagatttaaaaaacctGCGACAATGTGGACCGACCCGCCCCAGGATTGTCCGACAGGTGTggtagtcctcagggacctagctTATTCAGGCAGTGCAGCATCCTGCCCAGGGAGTTCATCCACCCAGCACGCCAATGGTTCTCTGCCAAAATTTTGTCTTCTGCTCTCGAGTATCGATTCATTTTCCGACACTCACCGCCGCAGGAAATAACTGAGCCGACTTCCATCATTAACTTGAAACTAAACTTTATTTTACAATACGTGGCTTTTCTCCCTGGGCGCTGGGGTGGCACACTCCGTAGAGTCAGGAAGTCATGCCCACCTCTCTCGCTGCTACTAGGCCTTGGGCTTGCTTTCACAGTACCTACTGCACACCACCTCAGATTGGTGTACTCTTAATCTGCCAAAGGGAGGGGGGGCACCATCACTCCTTTTATGCCATTCTCTGGTTTCTATGGCAATGGGGACTTTAGGCGCTTTGCATCCAACAAAGGTTGCCACACCCGGGGGTTAAACCAAACGTTGCTCACAATATACTTTTGAAAAAAGGACAATAAAAAGTTTATCTTCAATATACCAAAAAGCACAGGGGCTACACACCGCCCTCCTACAGCGTGTCTGGAGCGAGGGCAGAAATATTatgtaaagaaaaattaaaagggtttttccacaACTTAGAATTGCTCTACAacctctctgtccttcctggttgctgctgaccaggtcatgtgactgctgcacccaatcactggctatagaaggtcactgctgtggctggtgattggctgcagcagtcacatgttctagtcagcagcaaccaggaaagacagaggggctgtggagcaattttaagttgtgggaaaatccCTTAAAGAATCTGTTTACATGTAAAACTCCACTGCAAACTACACATCATTTCTGCAAAAGCCAGAGACTCAAAAGCAGCATCAATAGGTGAGGAATTTGAGTTGAATCAAATGCAGTTGATTTCAGCAGCCAAAGCGCTCTTCGTCGCCTCCAAAAGTTTTTGCGCTGCCAGTACTTCcttcacttaggccgcctgcagacggccgggtcggatctggctgcgagaattctcgcagtgggacccgacctgagcgcctgcagagagcagcgcgggcactcacctctcccgtggccccggctctttcatgtgccggctgcagggAGGACGGcatatgcgcagagcggagccggcgggcggtgagtgatgtttctgtgcgaaatagagcatgccgcgatttgtttgccgcggccgtctgcataggattgcgtttgttaatgcaatcctatggcagcttccagcggcggaaatcccgccacagaatttccgaccgtttgcaggcggccttaagtgaATGCAACGCCGCTAGTCTGATGACGTGAAAGTGCCATCACCTGACCGCGGCGCTGTGCTCACTAGAAGACCTGAAGAATCTGCTGATTCACACAACTTtatgggtttttcttttttttttattagttcctatttattaaaaaatggtCATTTTGGAGGGataatgtttttttctaaaaggaacctgtcaccatagTTATGCAGCCTGAAGCACAGCCAGCATGAACGCAGGACAGCTATGCACAACATAGCGCCCATGTATatcttattctgaaatgctagGGGGTTTCAGGATATACATACTTTGTAGTTCAGTTGCGAACCGCACTCTGAGTTATGGGGACGGTATGGCCTCTCGCTGCCTGCATCACCCAGAGTGACAGATCTCTCTCCGCTTGAATATAGGGAGAGATAGATCTCACTAggtgattggggcagggagcagcCGGCGCCCCCTCCCACCTGTGAATCTGACCACTGCTTGGAATCCAACTGAGTGTTTACTCAGAAACGTTGTAGCATTTCATAATAGGACCTACATGGGCGCTGTGCACATACCTGCGCTGATAATATCCATGTTCAGGCAATATGACACTGGTGACGGGTtccttttaatatttatttatagTTATAAAGAATGCAATAACTTTAGGCTGAGTTCTCACACGCCAgaatcctggcggaaatcttgcggtttggccgcagcgaaaaaacgcgagatttccgccgggaaagcgcttcTTCGAAACCCGTGGCAcctagctgcgggt
The sequence above is a segment of the Eleutherodactylus coqui strain aEleCoq1 chromosome 7, aEleCoq1.hap1, whole genome shotgun sequence genome. Coding sequences within it:
- the TMSB10 gene encoding thymosin beta-10 → MADKPDLAEIGRFDKSKLKKTETQEKNTLPTKETIEQEKQN